A single region of the Actinomycetota bacterium genome encodes:
- the recR gene encoding recombination mediator RecR yields the protein MYEGPVQDLIDELGRLPGIGPKSAQRLAFHILKVEPADAERLARAITEVKARVHFCRVCWNVAEGDLCRICKDPRRDPGLVCVVEEPRDLVAIERTQEFRGRYHVLGGAISPIEGVGPDDLRIRELLGRLEPDSIREVILATNPNIEGEATAMYLARLLAPLGVRVTRIASGLPVGGDLEYADEITLGRAFAGRREMPV from the coding sequence ATGTACGAAGGCCCCGTCCAGGACCTGATCGACGAGCTCGGGCGGCTGCCGGGCATCGGTCCCAAGAGCGCCCAGCGGCTGGCCTTCCACATCCTCAAGGTCGAGCCGGCCGACGCCGAGCGCCTGGCCAGGGCCATCACCGAGGTCAAGGCGCGGGTCCACTTCTGCCGGGTCTGCTGGAACGTGGCCGAGGGCGACCTCTGCCGCATCTGCAAGGACCCGCGCCGCGACCCCGGCCTGGTCTGCGTCGTCGAGGAGCCCCGCGACCTGGTCGCGATCGAGCGCACCCAGGAGTTCCGCGGCCGCTACCACGTTCTCGGCGGGGCCATCAGCCCGATCGAGGGGGTCGGCCCCGACGACCTCCGCATCCGCGAGCTGCTGGGCCGCCTCGAGCCCGACTCGATCCGTGAGGTCATCCTGGCCACCAACCCCAACATCGAAGGCGAGGCCACCGCCATGTACCTGGCCCGCCTCCTCGCCCCCCTCGGCGTCCGGGTCACCCGCATCGCCAGCGGCCTCCCCGTCGGCGGCGACCTCGAATACGCCGACGAGATCACCCTGGGCCGCGCCTTCGCCGGCCGCCGCGAGATGCCGGTGTAG
- a CDS encoding YbaB/EbfC family nucleoid-associated protein, with protein MPRGGFNPNQMLKQLQKMQREMEDTQAQLAEEVVEGTAGGGVVTARVKGDQTVESVSIDPDALDPDDVEMLGDLVTAAVNEGLRKAKDLAAERLGGITQGMGLPPGLGL; from the coding sequence ATGCCCAGGGGCGGGTTCAACCCCAACCAGATGCTCAAGCAGCTGCAGAAGATGCAGCGCGAGATGGAGGACACCCAGGCCCAGCTGGCCGAGGAGGTCGTCGAGGGGACGGCCGGCGGCGGCGTGGTCACGGCCAGGGTCAAGGGCGACCAGACGGTGGAGTCGGTCTCGATCGACCCGGACGCGCTCGACCCCGACGACGTCGAGATGCTCGGCGACCTGGTCACCGCCGCCGTCAACGAGGGCCTGCGCAAGGCCAAGGACCTCGCCGCCGAGCGCCTCGGCGGCATCACCCAGGGCATGGGGCTGCCACCCGGCCTGGGGCTCTGA